The genome window AATACTACGAGCTCTTCCATCGTGCATTAAAAAATATTGACCTCCCTGTGAATTCGCAGAAAGTCCTAATCCCCACAAAGGTGGCGTTCTCCATTCATAAGTTTTTGCAATACCTTCTGTGTAACCATCATCTAAACCACTTCCCATATCATGCAAAAGCATATCTGTATAAGGTGAAAATGATTTGAATGATAATCCAGTTATTGGTGAATATCCAGTTGTTAAATTTGATTTATGACAGCCTGTACAATTAATTTGTTCAAATAAATTTCTACCCTGAATTACTTCTGTGTCATTTTGATTTCTTTGAATAGGGGCTTTTAATGTTTTAAGATAAAACACTAAATCATTAACCGTTACATTTGCTACTTCTGGGTCAATTTCTTCATTAGTGTAAACATCGATAGGATTAAAAGTTGATGTTATTCCCATATCTTGATTATAAGCATTTACTGTTTGATGCAATAAATTAAAAGCTGCCGCTTTTTTACCAAATCGTCCAATATATTTTCCGTTTTGATTTACTGCATTTTCAGGGTTAATATAGCTTGGGATAGTTATCCAATTGGGTACACCCGAAATACCATCACCATCTGAATCGTTTGGGTCTGCCATTGCTAAAATATCAGCATCTGTAAGGTATTGTAAAAAGCCTAAACCTGTGTTTGCAGGTGGTGTAAATTTTGAAAATGTAGCTCCAAAAGGAATTTGTTCAGGAGTATATCCTGGTAAAGCTCTATTTTGTAGTTGTGGACCTCCTAAATGTAAAAAGGTATTTCCAAATTCATCAGCTTGACCAAAACGAATTAGTGTAGTAAAAGGGTGTCCTTTTCCATCACCTGCATGACAACTAATACAACTTGTTGCAACAAATGTTGACCCTAAACCCGTTTGTCGTGTAAAGACTTCCGTAAAAGCTACATCACCTTTTAAAAACCTTGCTAATTCTTCATTTGATAAACCATCAATTGTTCCATCTAAAACTTCATCGTCAGCTGGAATATCTACATAGCTTGTTTCACACGAGATAAGCATAATCGATAAAAACGAGAGAGTTGTTATTTGCTTAAAAATTGTTTTCATTATTCTAATAATTATTTTTAGGCAAAACTAAAATATTAATTAGGTAAACACAAATTAAATAAAAAAAATATAGTATGAAAAAGATTTATAACTAATGGAATATGACAAAAAATCTAATTATTGGTGTTTATTTCGTTACAAAAAAAGACATTAAAGCATAAAACATAAAAGAACATAAGTAGTTTAATTATTAACAGGGTAAGGCTGGTACCCTAATTTTGGAAAAAAGATATTTTATTTTTTCGGTTTGAAAAAAACAGATTTTTACGGCTTTTTGAGTGCAAACAAAACTGATAACTTTATTGATTTGCGTTTAAATATTAAGATGTTGCTCGAAATTTTGAAACCTAAAAAAATAAAAAATGTTTGTGTTGTTTTTTGGTTACCCTGCTTACCCTGTGAAAAGGGTGTAAAATGAAGGTTTTGGGTGATGGGTTTTGGGTGCAAGGTTTTTTGGAACACAGATTGGAGAAATAAGAGAAATTGGCACTGATTTAAAATAAAAAAAGTGGCTAAAAAGTTATTTTAGCCACAGATTAATAAGATTAGCACTGATTTTGATTTTTCTTCTTATTCTCCAATAATTTTGTTTCTGTTATCTACTTCCTCGTATGTGTTTTCTATTAAGGCATATACAAATATTCCGTTTTTCTTTAGTCTTAAAAAGTTATGTTTCTTTAATGCCTTACCTAATTTATTAATTGTTCCATCTGAAATATTGAATTTTGCTCTTTCGGCTAGTTTTGCAGCTATTTGTGAGGCATTTAAAAATGTATTTGCCTTTTCTTTTTCACATTGTTCAAACCAAGTTAAAAGCAACTCTTCTTCTGGGCTTCGTAGTTGGTATTGTTCGTTGTTTTCTGTGATGTTTTTGATTTCTTCTTGGTCGAACCAATGTCTGAATCCTGTTTTAAATAAATACAAGGCTTGGGATAATACATTGTCAATATTGATTTCGTGTTGGTATTGGATGTTTTCCACTTCAAAACAAAGGAATCGTCTGCTTCCTGTACTGTCGTTTAAGAATTGCGCTGTGTTGACACTTCCGGCAAATGATGCGCGTCTTGGCATAGTTTCGTTGTTGTGTCCGTAGGCTTTTCTCATTCTGATTTGTGTCTTTGTGATGATTTCTTTTAAGCTACCAATTTCGGAACGGTTTAGATTTTCTAATTCGTCCAGGTTAATCAACATACATTCTGATAGCTGTACTAAAGTGTCTTTGTTGTTTGGGTTTATGGTTCCTGAGAACAAATACTCTTTTAATTTTCTAGGGACTAGCTTTTCTACCCAAGTGGTTTTTCCTAATCCTTGTTTTCCACTGAATACAATTACCGTGTGATTGATTACTTTGTCATCCAATACACAACCGACCATTGCTACCATCCATTTTTTAAAACACTCTTGCCAAAGTTCTTGTTTTGTAGTGGTTATCGTGTTTGCTAATTCTAAAATATAGTCTGTTTTTTCATCATACGATGGTAGATTGTAAAAGTAATCTTCGAATGGATTGTATAATTCACAGAAATCGGAATACAATAGGTTTCGCAAAGAAGAAAGGTTTGTTTTGATTCTTCCTTTTAAACATTCGCGAAGCATTGAGTTTTCTATAAAGTCGTTCATTACATGCCATTTCTTTTTACCGAAATATTGAAACTCTAACTTGCCTGAAACCATGTTGTGCCGAAATACATATCTTGTGGATAGGAATAATTCTAATCGGTCGATTTGGGTTGGTTTTGGTTTGTCATCATCGATTTCATCGATGTTAGCCTTCTTGGAAGGAGTTTCCTCGGCATAGCTCGGAATGACAGCGTTTTTTGATTTACTTTTAGTGTTTCTGTTCTTTTCAAAGTATTCATCTTTTCCAAATTCGTGAATGTTTCCGTAGGCGCTGTGTACTGTTTGTGTTACTTCTTTTTCGTCATAGCCAAAGTCTGTTAGTATGAAGCTTAGTGCTTCGTTTAATGAAATGCCTTTTCGGTTTAGGTTGCACGCGAGTTGGTGTACGAATACATTTCGGCTACCTGTCACGTATTGCACTTTTTTTTCGGTGAAACGAACGCAGTGGTTATAAACAGCTTCGCTGTTTTCCGTTGTCGGTTGTTGGTTGTCGGTTTGTCGCACTTCGACAGGCTCAGTGTGACTAGATTGATTTGAGTAATTATTATTCAAATGCATCTCGACTTCGCTCGATGTGACAAAGGTTTTAGCGTTTTCGTTATGATAAAGGTTATCGTCGAATGAGTAGAAACATAGTCGGGTTATGTCTTTTCCGGATTTGTCTATTTCATGGTTTAATAGGGTTTCATAGTGTTTTTGGATGGCTAAAAAGGTTTCTTTATGGTCTTCTTTTGTGGTGTTTACTTTTACTAAAATCTTTAATCCATTGCCTGATGGACTTATGAAACTTGCATAGGTGTATTCAGATTGATTGGCTTTATGTTTTGCGTTTTGTAAATCGGTTTGACTTAATTTATCGATGTCTAGGATTATGAAATTGGAGTATGCTTCCAAAAATTCCATTTTTCTTCCACCTACAAATTTTCCTGAAGGTGTGAATGCAGGTAATGATTTTTTGGCTTTTTCATAGGCTTCTAGTTTGTTTTCGGCTAATGATTTACGCAAATAGGTTATCCCTGGTCTGTACTTTCCTGTTTTGATTTCGTGCAGGATTTCGGGAATTGTTTTGTGTTCTATTACTTCGTTGAAGTTTTTGAAGATTGTTATCATGTTTGAGTGAAAAGTGATTAGTGAAAAGTCTTAGTGGTTGTTCCTGTTTTACAGTCACATACCTCACATGTTCCATTACATTTTTTTTTATGGTAGTTTTTATTTGATTTTTTAATTGTCATAAAGAATCGCTTTATTTTTATTGGATTTTTTTTTATAAAAAAGCAGTTGTTAAGTTGCGATTTCATACTATTTTCCTTTGAATGATTTGTTGTAGTGTTCTTGTAGTAGTTTTTCAACGTCAGAAAGTTTGTAGTAGATTTTGCTTCCTACTTGACTGAATGAGATTTTACCTTCATCTCTC of Flavobacterium channae contains these proteins:
- a CDS encoding VapE domain-containing protein, producing the protein MITIFKNFNEVIEHKTIPEILHEIKTGKYRPGITYLRKSLAENKLEAYEKAKKSLPAFTPSGKFVGGRKMEFLEAYSNFIILDIDKLSQTDLQNAKHKANQSEYTYASFISPSGNGLKILVKVNTTKEDHKETFLAIQKHYETLLNHEIDKSGKDITRLCFYSFDDNLYHNENAKTFVTSSEVEMHLNNNYSNQSSHTEPVEVRQTDNQQPTTENSEAVYNHCVRFTEKKVQYVTGSRNVFVHQLACNLNRKGISLNEALSFILTDFGYDEKEVTQTVHSAYGNIHEFGKDEYFEKNRNTKSKSKNAVIPSYAEETPSKKANIDEIDDDKPKPTQIDRLELFLSTRYVFRHNMVSGKLEFQYFGKKKWHVMNDFIENSMLRECLKGRIKTNLSSLRNLLYSDFCELYNPFEDYFYNLPSYDEKTDYILELANTITTTKQELWQECFKKWMVAMVGCVLDDKVINHTVIVFSGKQGLGKTTWVEKLVPRKLKEYLFSGTINPNNKDTLVQLSECMLINLDELENLNRSEIGSLKEIITKTQIRMRKAYGHNNETMPRRASFAGSVNTAQFLNDSTGSRRFLCFEVENIQYQHEINIDNVLSQALYLFKTGFRHWFDQEEIKNITENNEQYQLRSPEEELLLTWFEQCEKEKANTFLNASQIAAKLAERAKFNISDGTINKLGKALKKHNFLRLKKNGIFVYALIENTYEEVDNRNKIIGE
- a CDS encoding di-heme oxidoredictase family protein; the protein is MKTIFKQITTLSFLSIMLISCETSYVDIPADDEVLDGTIDGLSNEELARFLKGDVAFTEVFTRQTGLGSTFVATSCISCHAGDGKGHPFTTLIRFGQADEFGNTFLHLGGPQLQNRALPGYTPEQIPFGATFSKFTPPANTGLGFLQYLTDADILAMADPNDSDGDGISGVPNWITIPSYINPENAVNQNGKYIGRFGKKAAAFNLLHQTVNAYNQDMGITSTFNPIDVYTNEEIDPEVANVTVNDLVFYLKTLKAPIQRNQNDTEVIQGRNLFEQINCTGCHKSNLTTGYSPITGLSFKSFSPYTDMLLHDMGSGLDDGYTEGIAKTYEWRTPPLWGLGLSANSQGGQYFLMHDGRARSIEQAISMHGGEATGSRTAFNSLSQADKNAVLKFLKSL